CACTGGGTTCGGACAAATGCTGCGTAGTGTGTTCAGTTGTGGAAGCTGTGGTGTTATCCCAAAGCAGTAACTAATTTGTTAGAATGCAGGCCCACTCAGACAGGCCCTTTGTATGAGACAAGTAGGGGGTACGGTGGAGAATGGAAAACCACAGGCTCGCAACCACCAGCAACCAGCCTTTTTTATgtcctgaataaaaaaaaataaaaaaaacggAGCTGTTTTCctccacactctctctctctctctcggcaCTCGTTCTCACTTGCACTGTTGCTAGTCTCCCTTGACTACTAAAACCAGTCGGATGTCTGAAATGTTTTCGCCTTCATTTTCACTTGAAGCTGGCtgagcaagagaaagagaaatagtCAGTTTTTAGGTTTGCGACAGAGTGGAAATAATTAGCAAGGCTCCATTTCCAAATAATGTTATTTTCCCCCATTAAAATAAAGATCCTTGCTTAGATCATCTTTTAGGCTTTTGTCCCTCATAATTTTTCAGAATCAAACTTTCAACGATAGTCTATTTGTTCATGAGTTCTcctttcatccattttttttttagagggtTTTCTCTCTAGAACAATAAAATACCACAAGTGTTCGTATTTTCTCTTGATCTTGGATGGCCGACCTGTGAAATTCTTCATTAATGCTGTTTTGACTCTGTCAATGTGTGTGGACTGGGTCGTTGCATGTAGACGGCCAAACTAACATGCAGGACACCCGAGCAGTGTCATCAACCAGAGCTGTTTCGTGTCATTAACAACGATCTTCTTTCCCACCATTTATGAGTCTAATATTGTTTTCaaggatgttaaaaaaaaaaagagtcctgtctccaactctgtgtgtgtgtctgtacggCTGCCTCGAATGGCCTTCAAGCATGTTTTTAATATCATCGTCACCAGTTGTCTTGATTGTTGATCTTTGTCAGTCGAATATGAAGGTCTCTGAGTATGACAAATGATTCTTAATggaccttttttaaaatgtgaaaaaacaagGAGATGGGAACCATTTTTTAAACAGGAAAGAAATCCAAAACTTAAAATCTGTGCATAGTCTACTGAACGGTAGATGTGACTTCCAAGAACATGCACTCATCATCAGGCCATGAGGTATTTCACGGTCTATTTATCTTGAACTTTAGAAGTGGTTCCCTTCTACTTgattttcttgctttctctATTTTAGTTTGGTCACTGACCCTCACTCCATCTTTTGTCCTGTGCGATTCCCTCATCCCAGGCCGACGAGCGGTACCGTAAGAACATTCAGGGCTCCCCTCAGACTGCCCCTCCTCCCAAGCAGCCCCCTTTGCCTCCCCGCTCCTCTGAACCGTTCTCCAATGGCGGCTCCTCCGAGGCCTCCGCCATGCACCGACCCATGGAGCCTCAGGTAACGCCTTCCTCCTTCCTCGtccctttcctctttctcctgtcGCTCTCTTCCTCACCTTCCTCACAGCTGGATTCGTGTATTCACACAAAGAGCGAAGCAACAGCAGGGACAGTTCTGGGTCGGAAGGGTGCTATCATGTATCTGGATGTGTCCGCCAAATATCTGCAAGCACCAGCTGCTGCGAAAgaaattagattagatttagattacttttgagtttttaaaaattcaatgaGAGGATTTTATATTGACTGTATCTCACTTCAGTGCAGTGGGTTGAAGTGCAGTTAATATATCTGAATCCTAAGTCATTTTAAAACTATCTGGACTAGCACCATATAGTTTTGAAGCCCTCTGggtaagaagaagaaaatagtgtgttattgtgtgtttggATGAATTTTCTCACTGTGACACCTTTTCGATTTCTCCAGTTGTTTTCTGGCAGTTGACTCTCACAAGAAGTCACCATTATAGGTATTTCAGACGGTAGCATCAATAGTAAAGCGGGATAGATCCGGCTCCTCATCAGCCCCACCCTGCTCCTATTAATGGTTTTACACCAACAGCAGTTTATCATCTATGTGTCATGTTGTTCAATGTGTCACCTTTGTTTAGTTTTCTTTCCACTGAGCAAATTGACCTATTATTTACTCTCTGCAAGGAGTGCATACTCAAACACAAGTGAGTAAGAAGTGCAATTATATACTGAACACCAGTCTGTACTGTAGATCCGGAGCTGAGTAATTTAAAACCGTCACCACAGAGGAAAATGCGTCTGTATGTGTGCTTTTACAGACTAAGTCAACAATCCAAGAACAGACTAATCCATAAATTATCCAATTTCTACTTAATGTCACTTAAATCCTACCAttggtttttatatttttgcaaaGCAGCACCTACAACTAGAATAACTTAATTATACAAAATAGTCACTTGAAGCATTTGCATCAATCTGAAACCAAGACAATCAACAATCATCGTTTTGTGTCGTGCTTTGTCtgctgtatgcatgtgtatatcTAAATGCATGTATGTGAAAAGCCACACACATCTTCCCTCATGTCTCACTGTGTTGTCTGCTTGTttcacctcccctcctccttcctccctcctccctcctcctcttcctcttgtccccccctcctccctccctaaAAAGGTCCAGTGGTCCCACCTGGCCGCTCTAAAGAGCAGCAACAGCGCcgccccctctcctcctcctccgcccgTGGTCTCTCGCTCCCAGTCCTTCAGCGAGCCCGGCGGCGTGACCTCTAGCTTTGCACAACTCCACCTGCGTTCCCAGGAcccccaccatcaccaccaccatcaccacccatCGCCCGCACGCACTGACCCCCAGCCCCAACTTCCCCTCCACCACCCTCAGGCTCAGCCTCGGGCCGAACACCAGGCCAGCAGCGAGGAAGTGCCTCCAAAGGTAAGGAGCTGACCCTCCCCTGATTCCCTCCCTTCCCTCGACTCTCCCTTCCCTCATTCACTTCTTGTCATGCAAGCCACTTCTCTTATCATGCTGTCTGTCTGCGTTTGCCTTGCTGTGTTCAGTCTCATTTGTTGATCAACATTGAACACTGATGCCAAATGCAACTATATATATAAGTTATATAAGTTGTATTAAAACCATTTCTGGGCCCACAAATGGCGTTAAGAGGTAAAAATGTGAACTTTGCATCTCCATAACTCAGAAATTATATGACATGATGTCGATAAACAGCGTATTCCTCCGACTTGATCAATGTGCGGGAGGGGTGCTAGTATTGGGGAAGTTCTGCCGCCCCTGAGGAGTTCTCTGAGAGCTGTCGgttaagaaaaaatgttgtatttcaCTGTTCGTTGTCTGTTGGTATTAAACTCTTGgaatcacattttcagttttaacatGTCTGTGATTCCCAATATTGTGCTCAATGTCTGTAGCTGAAGAGTTGAATGAAGaactgctcttttttttcctcatcacaATAGAATTTGTACAGATGATTTACATTGAGTAACATGTTGAAGTTCATGCTTGATGATGCAGCAGTGCAGTCTGTGGATCCGAATATGGTAAATGCAGACGGTGTTCATTTTTCTGTTAGgttgatatatatatttgtgagatGTTTCATTTGTTGGTTTAATGGGTTTAACATACATATACCTGCCACTGTGTGAAGACCTTTGAATCTGTCTTCTCCAGGTACCAGTGAGGACTACATCCAGGTCTCCGGTACTGTCGCGCCGAGAGTCCCCTCTGCCATCACAGCCTGGCAACCAGGGCGGACAGAGGAATGCTGGCGGGTAAGTAAAGAGACCTCAGAATGTGTACGCATTTCTCctttatgtgtctgtatgtagctGCTTTTAAAGTTTTGAGGCAATTGTGCACATTTAAGCTGTTTAAAGTTGTAAAAGCTAATTATAAGAATTGGTTACTAGTGTTACTAGTGACAACACTGGTGGAAAAACAAAGCTGTAAAGTCTGTACATGTTAATTTGGTAAAAAACTAAATCACATATACTAATATACTCATACATAACTGATAGATTTAGCAAATACCACtaacaaaatgaacaattatTTAATTAGAATTCAGAGCTTTTATTAAATCATCAATAACAGGTAGACGAAAGAAAAAAGTTCAAGTTTCTGGAAGTGTGAAGAGAAACTAGTCCCTCATTTTAATGTTATGCATTTGATTAAGACTAATGTGAGATGTCAGGCATGTTATCAgaagcacaaaaaaaagcatattaacattcaattaaataaaaggGCTAATCCTACTGTGAATTATATGTGAATCATATCACTATGTGACCCCACTGAGCTTGTTCATGTGTCTTTGTTCCTTGCGGCAGTAACGTGGAGCAGCGCCCGCTGTGGGACCGAGTGGAAAAGCTGCAGCCTCGGCCAGGCAGCGGCAGCTCCTCCGGCTCTTCCAACTCCAGCTCCCAGGCCAGTTCTGGGGACCGCTTCAGGCCACGCTGTGAGTCCCCTGGTACTGTACTCGGCCACATTTCACTCACTACTAACCGCTAATGAATACATTATGAGTATTACCATATAAACATCATTCTTACTCCATACCACGGTGTATTATCTGCACATGCTCTTGCAcgttttgtgatgttttttacaGGCCGTTGAAGACCTCCTGGCGCTATTGTTTCCCCTCACTAACACTATTTCCTTTTGTTCACTCAAAGCTTCCTCCAAATCTGAAGGATCACCTCTCCAGCGGCCTGAAAACGTTcccaaaaaacaagatgaaaagaACCTCGCCAGGCCTACTCGACCGGCTGTAAGTCCACCGTTTCTAAAGCGCTGGTTAAACTTCTTTGATGCTGAATAGgtgaaaactgtttttgtttttcttccacttgtgtttttctctattttactACCACTTCACATGAATCCAATGGTTCGTGATTGTTGGGGAACCTCTTAGGGTGATGTGGTAAGCCTATTAAATGAGATTACATAATCACACCTCTGCTATGCTTGCACCATTGCCCCACTCATTGcatcagtgtttcctctgtattCATTTAGCAGCGGTGCGCGACCACAGCAGGAACATTACCACCACTGAAAGAGAGAATGTTAAATCGATATAAAGATTGTTAACTTAACGTTAAGCATTAAGCCTTAATGTTATCTAAAACTAAAGTGTAGGCCAGATGCTTTAGAAGTAGTGATTATATagcaattaaaaacatttttaacactgGAGCCTCAACTTTAAACATAACTTAGacccaaacagcagcagatatGGGACAACACTAGAATTATTGCCAAAAGCACCACCGATGTATTAAAattacagaggaaacactgttgCATTATGTGATTGAGGTTTGTCGGCCTGTCACGATAACTACTTTTGTCGGACAATATATAGTCCCAGAAATAATTGTGATAAATgatattattgtcattgtttgACCATGTTATGCCACtgatataatgataatataatagcATAATAATGCAAGTACACCCTTTCAAAGAGCAATGAACTTTCAATTCTTACAAATATGCAGACATCGGAATGGGAATGTCATCAAAATCTTTCATGCAAGCTTAGTTGGGATTGCCTGCACATGGCTCCCACCTCTGAGGTCACATGTAGACATGGAAGTGGCCAGGCAGTAATGGTGGCTTTTCTGTGGATTCAAGAGGGGGTGGTGGCCCCTGGTGCATGAGGGGGGGAagtgattgatttgatttattgattgggacagtgtgcagttttaaacacaaagatgcactgcaccggagttagctcgaagtgaatttgcatccgtagtcccccacaatcaaaatgtacaacagcacaacaacaaatagtacaaagcaaacaaaaacaaaaccaaaaaaaacacacagaacacacaatagaaaatacaaagctcagtggtcacacagctgattggtctttagtacatgtttttaatctgaGGGTGGGTGCTACACTTCCATGAAAATGCCGACCCGCCATCATGGGCCAGGACAGAGTTATTTATACGGTTAATTGCATATGAGCGGCGCCGCCAGCTTGCACATTCCCCACTCGGGACATGTACTTAGCTTATGTGACATGAATAGCTTATTAGCCGCTAACGTGGAGTGTGAGATATCTGCCTGTGATGTGGAGGCCAGGGAAGAGCGGGCCTAATGCGCTGCCATACCCTTCTTTGAGTTTTAACAGCAGGATCGAAAACTGTATTTATCAAAATGCTGATACCTTCTGCAAACAACCTGctgaaacaggtagacagattATTTGGCTCTAATAGATTGTATGCTGTTTATTCTGGCATCACGTTGGCTAAAACGTCTGTGACACtcttatgtaaacaaacacgcATGCAAACACAACAGACAATATCAAGGTCAGCAGAAATGATCGAGGTCATGTCCATATATCGTACGATAAGTCGATAACATAATTATCGTGACAGGCCTAGAGGTTTGCGATAAAAGAACTTTGAGAGGATTGATGCAATAATtctttgtatttctgtcattggTAACTGTCCTCTCTGCCTGTGATGTGATTGCCTTCTGCTGGCATCTTGCCTTGTGCCTGCACAGTTCCCTCCCACTTTATTGCTTGtcatcaacaaaacacacatggcGCTAGAAGGGTTAAAACCCTCTGCAGCAGTTTCCTGAGCCTGGATTTTGAATGCAAGCACATCTGAATGCAAACACACTCCTTCTGTTTCCTTGTACTTGTCAGAATGGCTCTTAATCTCACCTGGCTTTGTTGTCAGATAAACTGTGGCCCATTTGCTTTGTTGAAAACGTCAGGGAAGTATCCCTCCTCCCTTTCTCGCTTGTCACTGACCTTACAAGACTGCATTATTAAATCTGCAAGGGAGAAGCAGAGGGCAATGTGGTTACAAGACTTGGACTCCAGAGGGTATGATATTAAGCTAGGAATCagaaaattgttattttttcaaacaatatGTTGCAAGAAGACTAACTGGAATCACAGCCCTAGTCCAACAAGGCttcaaactgacatttttcttttctttggccTTTTGTTGAGCCCAGGGCTGAGTTGCTCATGTCAACTCTGCAGCCCAGAGAGAAAGCTAATCCAAAAAAGTGGGCAAAATTTCCCACTACACATACCAAGAGATCTGAGGCTGTAGGTATAGTAAGTTGAACACAGGGGCAAGAACTGATAGATGGCTGAAAGTTTATATGAAGCGAGGAGGGATGACTTCAAGACTCAGATTGTCTAGAATATGAGAGCCTCACATTACGAAgattagttaaaaaaaaaacaactaattttgAATCTACTAAGGCGTCATTCTAGACAACATAAGTTTTGTCAAAATATCAGACTTCTAAGACTTCATCACTGTTCCTCTCAGGACCTGACAGCTCTGGCCAAGGAGCTTCGCGCAGTAGACGACGTGCGGCCTCCCCACAAGGTGACCGACTACTCCTCCTCGAGCGAGGATTCGGGCACCACTGACGAGGACGACGACGAGGAGGTGGACCAGGAGGCTGGAGAGGAGTCCACCTCAGGAGCTGAGGACTCCAGGGCTGGGTAGGTCGAACTGTAATGATGCTTTGCATTCATCTTTGTCTGTGAGACATGAAACAGGCGCTGCTCTTGAATTTTATGCTTTATTGTAGAACATAACAAGATATATTTACTTGTAATTGAAGCATGAGAGaaacattatattataaagAGAATAAACATGTATATTGACCCCAGAGGATGTGCATTTTGCATGGCTTCTCTGCATGACTGTTAACACTGGTCTGGTTACGGACATCAGATATTCCCATGGCTTCTGCAGGCGGCTGAGTAACGGGGAGACAGAGTCCGCTAAAACCATGCTGGTTGAAGACTCAGAGAGCGACCAAGCCACTACGCCCTCCAAGGATGGCACTCTGGTCATCAGACAGGTAAGTTAAAAGCATATTCTGCTCGTATATAGTTGATAGAAATgacattttcctctttctttgtcCAGTGTCTGTTTATCCACTCATTCTCCACCATTTCTATATATTATCATgccttttttatgttttttttttaaactattagTCATTGTAGACTTTCtgcttcacatttcacatctaATACGTTTGATTATAGATTGTATTTACAGTGACATGCACAGCAGTGGAGGACTTTAGGAATATCTTATATATGATGTGGGAATAAGAGGATCTTGTTGTGAGATAAAAGAGTAACTCGTAACACAGAGCTGCCAAAGGTAAACGTAcagctcctccttctctccaccTGCTTGCTCGAGCCCAAGTGTGCCTGTTCTTGCTTCCAGAGCACCGTTGACATAAAGCGGTTGGTCAATCTCTCTTCCCCGGCTGGCCCCGGTCATGGCCAAGGCCAGCCCCAACCCCCCGGCCACAGCCTCCAAGAGAAAAATGGCTTTGCCGGCCGCATACACCACCTACCAGACCTTATCCAGCAGAGCCACCActccccttcctcttcttcaaccatcccttcctcctcctcctcctcctcttcctccttcccctCATCATCTAGCCATGCCAGTCCTGCCATGTCCCCACAGAATTCCCTGGACAAGCTCACTGCCATAGAGGTATGTCACCCTCACACCACTGGGGACAAACAGCCAAGGGATGGGCTGTTGTGGAGTGTACAGGCTTAGACGTGCAGTGTGCCTCTGTGtggccttgttttttttttaaaatcttgacCACTAAAGCAAACATGCCTCCATCTCCAAGCCTGTACACACCTACAGCCCCGTCCTCGGTTGTTTTCTCCGAGCATCTCTGCACCTTATCCTGCCCCCCCCTCTGTGTCCTCCTGGCTTCACTCTGGCTCTCCTCTGCCCCCTTCTGGCTTGGCTGACACCTGGTTTGAATCTcctgaactgctgctgctgctgctgcaacccTTCCACTGCATTGCACTGTGTCACTGCTAACACTGGTGCCTCCTGGTGGTAGAACGTGGTCATGGCATGGAGGAAACTAAACTGGAGCTTCTTGGGGGTGAACTACAAACAAGCGTATCTTCGCTGCTTTGAGTAGTAGTACTAGTGTTGGGCGATAGCATGTCTGGTGTGATGGTTTTGCAGAATTTTTAAAACACCAAACACGTAAATcctatatatttttaatgttgattAGTATATATTATTTCCCCTTTTTGTAGTGTGACACATAACGTTGCAAACAAGATGCATCTTGGGTGGTGGAATAATGATCCTCTTCTGTCTGTGCTTTATTAGGAGcagctttttcttttaacaCTTCACAGCAACCAGATCATTTCTCATTTCCCTCAACACATTTCTTTCCCTGTCACACATGTTGTTTTCCTCTCTTACATTTCTGTCCACGCCAGCTTCAAAAAGAACTAACTGCACGccatcttttcatttgatttgttatTAACTCGAATGTCAGTGGAAACTATGTGTTCCCAATTTCCTGTGTCATAAAAATTGCAGTATGTCATTGTTTTAGCCAGTATGATTGAATACAGTTCAGATGAATGCTGCTGTTTATGATCCCCCAGAGGGAGAACTGTAACTCATATGCTCAAAACTGAGGGCGTGTTTTGCTAATGTAGATTAAATCAACAGCTCTAAATTATAGTCAGTTTTTTTAAGTCAGCACTGGTATAACAAATCTTTATGTCATGGTTTGGACCACAGTTCTAATTTCTGAGTTAGATCTGCTGTTCACTATCTGTGTTACAGTTTTGTTGTCTCTTCGCTCCATTTTGAATAGGAATACTGTTAAATCCAGTCGTCTAGACAAAAAGTGAATGGGTGCTTTTTAAGTACAAGttgttttctaaatgtttttaatctttgtCAGACCCAGTCAGAAAGCAACTCCATGTCCAAACACaagtcttcctcttccttcacTCCCTTCATCGACCCACGCCTTCTCCAGATCTCTCCATCCAGCGGCAGCTCCCTCAACAACATGGGTAGGTCAACAACTAACTGACCGTTTGAAGCgtcctcagtttttttttccacaatagCTTCTCCCCCACacattttttgaacatttttcccATGAAATTATGTTGAACGATCTGAGCTGAGGATTCGGGCAGTTCAAACTATCATGTTGCCTaatggattatataactccCACATCATTGCTGGTCATTCGTTGACATGCATGAGCTGTCTACATCAAACTGAAACCTGTActttctttatcctttctgttttgttgcactgctgtgggctgggaggaacagcagtttgttttttttgtgtatgcaaatacacaagaaaatgacaaactaaatcttgaatgaGTCAAGTTGTACGTTGTACATTATAGTCTTATACTGGCAAATATTGGCAGCATAATCCCACATACATGATGTCAATAAACTGAATGAGTATTTATGAAGataaacagagacacacacacacacacacacacagcaccatTTCTTCAGATCAGGCACCAGGTTTCTCATTGATAAGTTAAGTAATTTGTGGCATTCAGTCTGACTTGTTCTATCTCTGTGCCCCCTCCAGCAGGATTTGGGCAGGACGGACGGCTGGCGGACCCGCTGAGGTCTGACCCATCCCGTAAAGGTTCAGTTGTCAACGTCAACCCAGTCAACACACGCCCGCCGAGCGACACGCCAGAGATTCGCAAGTACAAGAAGAGGTTCAACTCTGAGATCCTGTGTGCTGCACTCTGGGgtaagtgtgtcttaaaaaaaataaccatgTGATGTGGTAGTGTACTACATACAAACCCTGGTAGGGAATCATAGTCTTGCTCAGATACACAGCAGTAGGAGCTCTACTTATCTGTgttcatttgtatgtttttgtacatGATCTCTCCAGGAGTGAACCTGCTGGTGGGGACAGAGAGTGGTCTGATGCTGCTGGACCGGAGCGGTCAGGGGAAGGTCTACCCCCTGATCAACAGACGACGCATCCAGCAGATGGACGTCCTGGAGGGACTCAATGTCCTGGTCACCATATCAGGTAAATGCTACTTCGCACAGATATTGAGTTTTGTCCTTAACTATGAAGGGATTCATTTTTATGCCTCCACGCTGGCAACAGCCGTGGctggaggcattatgtttttatGTCGTCCGTCCATCCGTCCCATTCTCATGATGCAATATCTCAGGAATGCCTGGAGGGAACTTCTttaaatttggcacaaacgtccacttggactcaaggatgaaatGATTAGAATTTGGTAGTCAAAGGTCTAcgtcactgtgacctcacaaaacaagttttcagccataactcaagaattcatatgctaattatgacaaagtttcacacaaatgtcttaTAGGATAagatgatgaagtgatgacattttatatccaaaaggcCAAAGGTCAAcgtcactgtgacatcataatgttctgcaaatcGTTTTTCTAGCCATTATTCAACGCCATAGCTCAGGAACAGAaagggagattgtgaccatatcTCACATTTGATCaggatactgaattggtgacactaatttTGGGTACTCACcttgaaaatgtgatgattgtaaagatcttctgtgctgccgggttgaagatgtgtgtgtgtgtgaagcattgacattttagaatttgtagcttctttgctgCAACATTCATATCTGAAGCATTGTCTACTGTCGTGGCTACAGCTTTGGctaaaaacatttgaacacatacaaagaaaatacactTCATACCTTTTTATTATATTCCTTCAAAGTTTGAAATATTATctgagtctggacagacatggatgtaaactgcaacttgacaaATTGTAGGAGACATACAACCGTGAGGTGATATTTACATAGTTAATCTAGAAGTAACAAAGgtttggatggatggatgggtgagAGGATTAATTGACAGATTTTATTCATTAGACTGTTGAGCGTTGTAATTTCTATCTATTCAGTCTAAGTCATCTTtcaaaatggacaaaaatggATAATTATTGTCTTTGTATTATGACAAAACTCTTATTCTTTCAGTTTAAATGCCAGACCACTGTGTATAATTTGCTGCTACAAAGCTGTGAaaccatgtttttgtttttttaaagattgtaAAACAGTTCCCTCTCTCCAACTCCTGCAGGCAAGAAAAACAAGCTGCGGGTGTATTACCTATCGTGGCTCAGAAACAAGATTTTGCACAACGACCCTGAGGTTGAGAAGAAGCAGGGTTGGGTCAATGTTGGTGACCTGGAGGGCTGCGTCCACTACAAAGTCGGTACGTTTCATATACCTTAACCGTCAAAGATTCCTGAACCTCAAATGAATAATACACACAAAGAGAGGGTTCAACTTGACCAAGATTTGTTAATAAGCCCTACTTTAAGCAACTCACTATTGACTAACTTCTATTCATTCCAGTGAAATATGAGAGGATCAAGTTCTTGGTGCTGGCCTTGAAGAACGCTGTGGAGGTGTACGCCTGGGCACCTAAACCCTACCACAAATTCATGGCCTTTAAGGTAAGCATGGTCCCAGGGCAGATCTAGATCTCTAGTTTTTCCACCTGTAAGTTGTGACTTCACAACTAACTTGTTTATTCATGGTTGGTTTCAGTCTTTTGGTGACCTGGTGCACAGGCCTCTGCTGGTTGACCTGACTGTGGAGGAAGGTCAGAGGTTAAAGGTCATCTACGGCTCCTGCTCAGGCTTCCATGCTGTGGATGTGGACTCCGGTGCCGTCTACGACATCTACCTGCCCACACATGTACGTACTCAGCACAGAGTCTGAtcctctcttgtttttctcctcctgtgttTCATGCTCTTCACTCTCTtgacttttctgtgtttttccacCCTCAGATCCAGACCAGCATTCAGTGCCACGCCATCATCATCTTACCCAACACTGACGGCATAGAGTTGCTGGTGTGTTACGAAGACGAGGGCGTCTACGTCAACACCTATGGACGCATCACCAAGGATGTGGTGCTGCAGTGGGGAGAAATGCCAACTTCAGTGGGTAAGTTTTTCAAAAACGAGACGGTCCAACTTATTCCAGTGTGGGCAGCAAATGTAACACATAACACATATTTTGTAATGAATCTGTGCAGCCCGAGTCATATAATCTtttatctctctgtgtttttgtagcCTACATTAGGTCGAACCAGATCATGGGCTGGGGTGAAAAGGCCATAGAGATCCGCTCAGTGGAGACGGGTCACCTGGACGGTGTCTTCATGCATAAGAGAGCCCAGAGACTCAAGTTCCTCTGTGAGAGGAATGACAAGGTGAGAACTTTATCTCTGTCTTctggtttttctttctttctgtcctttttttctttttctttttctttctctgtatttctttctttcttccctccttccttctaTCTCTTTACTTTCAATCTATGTAAGAACAAAGGCTGGAATTAATGACGTTAACACCATAAAATTGAATTtgatgaaactgaaaatgttctgGAGATCGTCAGCATATGTTGTCATGATATTCCATTGATAATTTTGCAGCATTTGCATTTGATTCACTGGACATTTGAGCAGAAACTCCTGTAAATACCAGTTAGCAGAATTTGTCTCTATTTCTGTGTTCTCAGGGCAGCTTAAGACGACGTGCAGGTCACATGTTTCTGTCTGAATTgctgaatattaaaatcaaaacaaaccacACAGTCTCAATAGTTGCAGCACTTACGCAGGATGGTTGCTGTTggtaatcaata
This DNA window, taken from Thunnus albacares chromosome 24, fThuAlb1.1, whole genome shotgun sequence, encodes the following:
- the LOC122976788 gene encoding mitogen-activated protein kinase kinase kinase kinase 4-like isoform X19 — encoded protein: MANDSPAKSLVDIDLASLRDPAGIFELVEVVGNGTYGQVYKGRHVKTGQLAAIKVMDVTEDEEEEIKLEINMLKKYSHHRNIATYYGAFIKKSPPGHDDQLWLVMEFCGAGSITDLVKNTKGNQLKEDWIAYISREILRGLAHLHAHHVIHRDIKGQNVLLTENAEVKLVDFGVSAQLDRTVGRRNTFIGTPYWMAPEVIACDENPDATYDYRSDLWSCGITAIEMAEGAPPLCDMHPMRALFLIPRNPPPRLKSKKWSKKFFSFIEGCLVKNYTQRPPTEQLLKHPFIRDQPNERQVRIQLKDHIDRTKKKRGEKDETEYEYSGSEEEEEDPPEQEGEPSSIVNVPGESTLRRDFIRLQQENKERSEALRRQQLLQEQQLREQEEYKRQLLAERQKRIEQQKEQRRRLEEQQRREREMRRQQEREQRRREQEEKRRIEEMDRRRKEEEERRRAEDEKRRNDREQEYIRRQLEEEQRHLEMLQEQLLREQAMLLADERYRKNIQGSPQTAPPPKQPPLPPRSSEPFSNGGSSEASAMHRPMEPQVQWSHLAALKSSNSAAPSPPPPPVVSRSQSFSEPGGVTSSFAQLHLRSQDPHHHHHHHHPSPARTDPQPQLPLHHPQAQPRAEHQASSEEVPPKVPVRTTSRSPVLSRRESPLPSQPGNQGGQRNAGGNVEQRPLWDRVEKLQPRPGSGSSSGSSNSSSQASSGDRFRPRSSSKSEGSPLQRPENVPKKQDEKNLARPTRPADLTALAKELRAVDDVRPPHKVTDYSSSSEDSGTTDEDDDEEVDQEAGEESTSGAEDSRAGYSHGFCRRLSNGETESAKTMLVEDSESDQATTPSKDGTLVIRQSTVDIKRLVNLSSPAGPGHGQGQPQPPGHSLQEKNGFAGRIHHLPDLIQQSHHSPSSSSTIPSSSSSSSSSFPSSSSHASPAMSPQNSLDKLTAIETQSESNSMSKHKSSSSFTPFIDPRLLQISPSSGSSLNNMAGFGQDGRLADPLRSDPSRKGSVVNVNPVNTRPPSDTPEIRKYKKRFNSEILCAALWGVNLLVGTESGLMLLDRSGQGKVYPLINRRRIQQMDVLEGLNVLVTISGKKNKLRVYYLSWLRNKILHNDPEVEKKQGWVNVGDLEGCVHYKVVKYERIKFLVLALKNAVEVYAWAPKPYHKFMAFKSFGDLVHRPLLVDLTVEEGQRLKVIYGSCSGFHAVDVDSGAVYDIYLPTHIQTSIQCHAIIILPNTDGIELLVCYEDEGVYVNTYGRITKDVVLQWGEMPTSVAYIRSNQIMGWGEKAIEIRSVETGHLDGVFMHKRAQRLKFLCERNDKVFFASVRPGGASQVYFMTLGRTSLMSW